Genomic DNA from Pungitius pungitius chromosome 12, fPunPun2.1, whole genome shotgun sequence:
acacacacaaataacatcCCTACCGTAAGCTCTAGTATAAAAGCCATTAAATAACGTGCAGACTTGACTGTGTTTGGAAGTTGGAGGCTGGCTTGACTGCAGCGATAAGCTCTGTCATAtctctcatttatttaaatcaccAACATCGTCATCTCActcagggcttttttttctcactttcttGTTCCTTTATTTCCTCAAACTGGTTCCAGCCAGTCGAGCTCTGAGGTGAAGTTTCCGTCAGACACTCCTTTTGGTCACAAGACTCTTCCCTTGAGTCTGTGGAATGCTGAGTCACCCAGTGACACAGCACAAACCCCAAACCTGACACCACTGTTGTGTGAGGGCCACAGATGTGACACAGCACAAAATGAGGACGGGTGCTTTATGACATGCTGACTCACTTTATTCCAACATGAGAATGTGGGATTTGTCTGTAGTGAACACAACCACAGAAATTGTGCCGTATTGGCAGGTGTTTATCTGGTCAGATTCTGCTTAGCTGTGCAACAGGTTacggtgtttttttattacagttGATCTGATATAATTTAACTTCTGCCTTGTTTCTAGCCCGTCTCCCTCTAACATTTCTCTGTGTTGTGTTCATTATTTCACAAAGCAACCTTGAGAGATATGAGATGTCTATGTTTATGCATGCTATTCATTTTAGTGGTAGACATGGCCAGTCGTCATGGCGACCGTACTTACCTACTTGCCTAAACAAGACCTGACGTGATCACACGTTAGCTGTCTGGTTTTGGACACACTGCAAACATTCTTTCTATAGTTTCAGCTGATACATAACTGCTCCAAAAACTAATCTGCACTAGCGGCATTAAAATAGGGTTTTAAAGATGAGACCTAATTGTTGGGAACGTTAACCTTTAATTGGAACCATACAAGTGGAAAACCGGTGTTGCTGTTTCATGCAGATGATGTCTTGAATTGTTTCCATAAACATGATATTGAAGTGTACTTGAGGAAAGGGATCATTCCAAAATctaagtgtgtgttttaaaaaaatgattttagcaTCATGTTTGCTACAGAAGAGTTTTAAATTCAGTTAAgtaaatgacaaaaggactgttttttttaaccctgtCATTCAATCCTTCCTTTTTAGGGTGACTTAATTAAGTGTCTGACTCTCACATTACAGAAATATGAGCACGGGAAAAGGTTCAATGACAGCAGGGATGAGTCTCTTTCACGAGAAGGAGTTTTCAtataattattttcattaaactcacaaataatatattttatgaaaGCTGAGACGTGTGAAGCTTTTTCTACTCTGTCGCGTCTTGTAACAGAGCTGTGGTATTGAGTAATGCAGTAACACCAGAACAGTCAGTGAATGAAAACACTATCAGCAGTTACACTTGTGTCTATGTGTTTTACCAGGAAAAGCGAGTTGTGCAGTTTAGGGCCAAAGTGAACTATGTAACCAGGGTCTGGTTTTAACTTATGGAAAGTCCTGGTTCGGTTTATACGGCAAGAACTCATGAGAGAATCACTCTAAGAACTTTATTAAAGTGTCAAGAGCACCTTTACACGCAGGATAGGAAGTTACTTTTTCATTCATGGTGAGACAAGAAACACATTTGCTATTCAAAATATGGCCTGATTATTGTAGAGGACGAGGGTTTATTGTAGGATTTTtcagtttgtctgttttttgtattgtttgtaaaaggtaaataaaatgcacaatCATCCTGTTCTGTGTTTGAGATCATATCCACAAAGTAGGAAGTGGCAGGTAAGCACCTGTCATGTGCTCAGCAGCTCATTGGCGGAATGCGTAGAGTGACGTAATTCAACACGGGTCACGTGCTCTGCCGCTTGGGTATAAATGGAGAGCGCGGCCAGTGCCATTTCACACCAGGGAAGAAAAGCCACTCGGAGTTCTTGCTTCAACAGTGTTTGAACGGAACTTCAGCCTCGTCCCGAGAACTACTTCATCCACTCTGCATTCCGGGCTCCACAAACCTTCACTACTTGAACACCACCGAGAAAGTCGCCGTTAAGCTCTATTTTTTTGTACCGTTTTcctaagaaaaaacaaactcaccAGCTAAAATGGAGTCTCAGGTGCGTCAGAACTTCCACCGCGACTGCGAGGCCGCCATCAACCGGATGGTGAACATGGAGATGTCCGCCTCCTACACCTACACCTCCATGGTGAGCAGCACGCCTTCAGGGCTTCTTTTCCTCCAAGGAAATGTATCTGTGTGCCGAGGATCTGCATCGAATGGTTTTGTCTTTATCTAAAAAGAGAAATTGGTTGACTTCAACTACTTGTATACATTTTTCTAGTAACCTTAATGCAATATGTCCGCATTTCGATGGTGGCTTATGGGATAATTCTTATTATAACCCcatccattacatgtcatttagctgacgctgaAATCCAAAGCGATTAACAGTGCATTTCCACTGTAGAGAAACTCGGAACAAGTAAAGTACCATTTtcataagcagtttcaaaacatgttctaGGAAAGTGCCattagtacaatttaagtgctacgatttgttagtgctactgTTTGACCACATGGAGTCAAACCTGCTCAGAACTTCCACTCTAAATGCAAGCTTCTCCGTCCAAACCAACTACACCGTTGACCAATACTTGGCTGCACGACTACAGTTTGTCCACCTTTTCATCCTGGTCTTTCTAAATGATGCTAATAACTGTTTGACCTCCTGTCACCTCACAGGCCTTTTACTTCTCCCGTGACGATGTGGCCCTCAAAGGCTTCGCTCACTTCTTCAAGGAGAACAGCGATGAGGAGAGGGAGCACGCTGAGAAGCTGATGGCCTTCCAGAACAAGCGGGGAGGCCGCATCTTCCTGCAGGACGTCAAGGTCAGTACAGTCAGGAGGACGCGTCCCGCATGTGAAGCTTTTTCCAGGAACTGTTGACCCTTATTTGGCTTGATGTAATGGCCGTTCAGTCTGCTATAACTGGCTGTTCTTTCCTCTGCAGAAACCAGAACGTGATGAGTGGGGCAGCGGACTGGAGGCCATGCAGTGTGccctgcagctggagaagaaggtcAACCAGGCCCTTTTGGACCTACACAAACTAGCGTCTGAGCATGGAGACCCTCATGTAAGTGACTCTGCGCCACACATGGAACTGACTAAATCACTCGAGTgctctgcacatttttttcagcGCTTGAAATGAACTTTGTCTCATTTTGTTTGTCAGATGTGCGACTTCCTGGAGACCCACTACCTGAACGAGCAGGTGGAGGCCATCAAGAAGCTAGGCGACCACATCACCAACCTCTCCCGCATGGACGCcaacaaaaacaagatggcagAGTACCTGTTTGACAAGCACACCCTGGAGGAAAAGGCATAAACAGGAGTGGAAACGCACCCTTCTGCTCATAAGAGTACATTTCATTCTAAATCTAATCTTCAAATCAAGTTGATGGTTTCTTGATGTAATTTACGAGTGACTCTGTATAAGGTGATGACTTTCCTCATTACCTATAAATCTCCTCGTATGATGTGTAAAGAACTGTTTTGACTGGTTGTTTCTGATCTGTTAATCTGAATAAACATTTTGAGCTGGACTCCTGCTTCTCATCTGCCTGCTGCACAACCATTTCATATTTACTTAAAAGCAATACATTATCCCCCTGGTTACACTAGAGCGCTAGTTGTACTTGAATAACTCTTAACTAGGGCTTCTCTTGATCCCCATGAATGACTGCCCTTTTAGTCCTCCGAGCTTTACTCTTTTCCCTTATTCCATCCTGGCCACTTTGTTAAAAGCTAACTGAC
This window encodes:
- the LOC119220999 gene encoding ferritin, middle subunit, with product MESQVRQNFHRDCEAAINRMVNMEMSASYTYTSMAFYFSRDDVALKGFAHFFKENSDEEREHAEKLMAFQNKRGGRIFLQDVKKPERDEWGSGLEAMQCALQLEKKVNQALLDLHKLASEHGDPHMCDFLETHYLNEQVEAIKKLGDHITNLSRMDANKNKMAEYLFDKHTLEEKA